One segment of Vagococcus martis DNA contains the following:
- the rplC gene encoding 50S ribosomal protein L3 produces the protein MTKGILGKKVGMTQIFTENGELIPVTVIEATPNVVLQVKTVETDGYEAIQVGFQDKRDILSNKPAKGHVAKANTTPKRFIREFNDVELGEYEVGKEITVDVFQAGDIVDVTGTTKGHGFQGAIKRHGQSRGPMAHGSRYHRRPGSMGGASDPSRVFKGKKLAGRMGGDRVTVQNLEIVRVDADKNVILVKGNVPGAKKSLIEIKTAVKAAK, from the coding sequence ATGACCAAAGGAATCTTAGGTAAAAAAGTAGGTATGACACAAATATTTACAGAAAACGGCGAATTAATCCCCGTAACAGTAATTGAAGCAACTCCAAACGTTGTTTTACAAGTTAAGACTGTTGAAACTGATGGATACGAAGCTATCCAAGTTGGTTTCCAAGACAAACGTGATATTTTGTCAAACAAACCTGCTAAGGGTCATGTTGCAAAAGCAAATACGACTCCTAAGCGCTTCATTAGAGAATTCAATGATGTTGAGCTGGGAGAATATGAAGTAGGTAAAGAAATCACTGTTGATGTTTTCCAAGCAGGAGACATTGTTGATGTCACAGGTACAACTAAAGGACACGGCTTCCAAGGTGCTATCAAGCGTCATGGACAATCTCGTGGACCAATGGCACATGGTTCTAGATACCATCGTCGTCCTGGTTCAATGGGTGGAGCGTCTGATCCATCACGTGTATTTAAAGGCAAAAAACTTGCTGGACGTATGGGTGGAGATCGTGTTACAGTTCAAAACCTTGAAATCGTAAGAGTAGATGCAGATAAAAATGTTATTTTAGTAAAAGGTAATGTACCTGGTGCTAAAAAATCATTAATTGAAATAAAAACAGCTGTTAAGGCTGCTAAATAA
- the rpsJ gene encoding 30S ribosomal protein S10, which produces MAKQKIRIRLKAYEHRVLDQSAEKIVETAKRTGAEVSGPIPLPTDRSVYTVIRATHKYKDSREQFEMRTHKRLIDIVSPTPKTVDALMKLDLPSGVNIEIKL; this is translated from the coding sequence ATGGCAAAACAAAAAATTCGTATCCGTTTAAAAGCGTATGAACATCGTGTATTAGATCAGTCTGCAGAGAAAATTGTAGAAACAGCAAAAAGAACAGGTGCTGAGGTTTCTGGACCAATTCCATTACCAACTGACCGTTCAGTTTATACAGTAATCCGTGCGACACATAAATACAAAGATTCACGTGAACAATTCGAAATGCGTACTCACAAACGTTTAATTGATATTGTGAGCCCAACACCAAAAACAGTTGATGCTTTAATGAAGCTAGACTTGCCAAGCGGTGTAAATATTGAAATTAAATTATAA